In Synechococcus sp. A18-25c, a single window of DNA contains:
- a CDS encoding urease subunit beta: protein MAPLIPGELLPEPGELELNAGRPVTTLSVSNSGDRPVQVGSHFHFAEANAALQFDRAAARGQRLDIPAGTAIRFEPGDSRDVHLIPFAGARRVIGFNGQINGPLDA from the coding sequence ATGGCACCTCTCATACCAGGCGAACTGCTCCCCGAACCGGGAGAACTCGAGCTGAATGCAGGCCGCCCCGTCACCACGCTGAGCGTCTCCAACAGCGGCGACCGGCCGGTGCAGGTGGGCTCCCATTTCCATTTCGCCGAAGCCAACGCCGCCCTGCAGTTCGACCGTGCCGCGGCCCGCGGTCAACGGCTCGACATCCCCGCTGGCACCGCCATCCGCTTCGAACCCGGCGACAGCCGCGACGTGCACCTGATTCCCTTCGCCGGTGCGCGACGCGTCATCGGCTTCAACGGCCAGATCAACGGACCCCTCGACGCCTGA
- a CDS encoding urease subunit gamma, with amino-acid sequence MHLSPQEKDKLLIVTAALLAERRLNRGLKLNHPEAVAWLSFLVLEGARDGKSVAELMQDGTTWLRQDQVMEGVPELVHEVQIEAVFPDGTKLVTLHDPIR; translated from the coding sequence ATGCATCTCAGTCCCCAGGAAAAGGACAAGCTCCTAATCGTGACCGCAGCACTGCTGGCTGAGCGGCGCTTGAACCGTGGTCTGAAACTCAACCACCCCGAAGCGGTGGCCTGGCTCAGTTTTCTGGTGCTGGAAGGCGCCCGCGACGGCAAGAGCGTGGCGGAGCTGATGCAGGACGGCACCACCTGGCTGCGTCAAGACCAGGTGATGGAGGGAGTGCCCGAGCTCGTCCATGAGGTGCAGATCGAAGCGGTCTTTCCCGATGGCACCAAGCTCGTCACCCTGCACGACCCGATTCGCTGA